The genomic window TACGTCAACGTTGCCAAGATGAAGACCCACATCCAGACCGGCGTAACGCTGGGCCTGAAGAACCAGAAGGGCCTGCTCACCGAAGCCGACAAGAAGCGGTTCCACAAGATCGGGCTGGACCGCGCCATACCGGCCTTGGCCCGCGTCGCAAGGCCTCACCTCACCGTGGTGGACGGCATCGTAGCCCTGGAGGGGTTGGGGCCGTGGCGCTTCGGCACGCCCGTGGACATGGGCATCCTTGTGGCGGGCACCGACGTGGTAGAGGTGGACAACGCCTGCCTGGCGCTGATGGGTATGCCCCGCGAGCGAGCGCCGCACATCCCACCAGCGCCCGTCCATGCCGTGGGCGTGCCCATTCCGGAAGCCGCGCGCCCGTTCGCGCTGGACTATCCCGGCTACTTCCGCTATCATAATGTATACGAACATGTCTCGGACTCGTGCAGCGGATGCAACGCCGCCCTCTACCTCGCCTTCCGCGCACTACGCAAATCCCGATGGGGCCGCATTCGCCTGTTGTGGAGCGGGCAACTGCGCCGCACCGACATCGTCCTGGGGAGCGGCGCGGCCCTGCCTGCGGATCATGGCCGTGTGCTCTGCGTGGGCGACTGCGCGGCGGCCTTCGCACGCAAGGGCGGCTTCCGACTTGTTCGTGGCTGCCCGCCCGACCCGGCGGAAATCGCCCGCCGCGTCTAGCACGGGAGCGGAAAGGATGTGTCAATATTATGTCAAATAGTTCACAGGAGGCTTTATGAAAGCGCCGCTTGGAGTGCTCAACCTGCACGGGTTTACGTCAAGCCTGGACTGTGTCAACGGCCTCAACCCCTACATTGAGGCCCTGGGCCTGCCCTACCGCATGCCCGTACTCCGCGGGCACATGCAAACGCCCGAGGCCCTGATCGGCGTAACCTGGCGGGACTGGTACGCCGACGCCGAGGCCGCCCTGAAGGACCTGCTCACCGAGGCCGAAAAGGCCGTCGTCGTGGGCCTGTCCATGGGAGGGCTGGTGGCTCTGCACCTGGCTGCCGAACACCCCGACCAGGTGGACGCCATCGCCCTCGTAGCCGCGGCGCTCAAACTGCGCAACCCGCTCGCGCCGGGGAACGCGCTGGCCTTCCTGCAACCCATCGTCGGCAAACTCGTCCGATGGTGGCCCATGCCGCCCAACTACGCCGACAAGGAATTGGAAAAGTACGACACCAACTACGACCGCGCCCCCATGGACGCCATCCTGTCTTTTCTGGACTACACCACCTACGTCGAGGGCCGCCTGCCCGAGGTCCGCGCTCCCGCCCTCATCATCCAGTCGCACAAGGACCAGACGGTGGCCCCCAACTCGGCCCAGATCATCCACGACCGCATCGCCTCCACCGACAAACGTATCGTCTGGTTTGAGCGAAGCCACCACGAGATGATGCGCGACCTGGAGCGGGAGAAAGTCTTTGAGACGATCCAGGCGTTCCTGAAAGAGCGCCTGGCCAAGGTCAAGGCATAGACCTATCCCTTTGCCTACGATGGCCGTCGCACAGGGAGGTGCCGTATGTGAACAGACGTGCAGAACCACAGAATCGGAGCCGTCCGCGCTGAGGCCGCCACAGGCCCATGCCCAACGTCCGGTAAATCGTTCG from Chloroflexota bacterium includes these protein-coding regions:
- a CDS encoding DUF362 domain-containing protein: MTVAIVRSTLDQVAEALAQALDRIAYKPTREAIFIKPNVPDYGPPGIGLFTDPAVVEGLLRYFAGRPIVIGEGAIVGRSAMEAFRRTGYADLARRYGAQLADLNDAPRVEVEWEFGRIRLPALLQTHEYVNVAKMKTHIQTGVTLGLKNQKGLLTEADKKRFHKIGLDRAIPALARVARPHLTVVDGIVALEGLGPWRFGTPVDMGILVAGTDVVEVDNACLALMGMPRERAPHIPPAPVHAVGVPIPEAARPFALDYPGYFRYHNVYEHVSDSCSGCNAALYLAFRALRKSRWGRIRLLWSGQLRRTDIVLGSGAALPADHGRVLCVGDCAAAFARKGGFRLVRGCPPDPAEIARRV
- a CDS encoding alpha/beta fold hydrolase, with product MKAPLGVLNLHGFTSSLDCVNGLNPYIEALGLPYRMPVLRGHMQTPEALIGVTWRDWYADAEAALKDLLTEAEKAVVVGLSMGGLVALHLAAEHPDQVDAIALVAAALKLRNPLAPGNALAFLQPIVGKLVRWWPMPPNYADKELEKYDTNYDRAPMDAILSFLDYTTYVEGRLPEVRAPALIIQSHKDQTVAPNSAQIIHDRIASTDKRIVWFERSHHEMMRDLEREKVFETIQAFLKERLAKVKA